The proteins below are encoded in one region of Bombus terrestris chromosome 7, iyBomTerr1.2, whole genome shotgun sequence:
- the LOC100643531 gene encoding WW domain-binding protein 11 isoform X1, whose amino-acid sequence MGRRSINTTKSGKYMNPTDQARKEARKKELKKNKKQRQLVRAAVLKGKDPAQIIEEMEKIDQMEYNVMQPPPLNEKVLKDKRKKLKETLDRVLKIESKAIINEFPLVALFTFCVPAIGFELRRKLSRITLGDERVKSMAKDDQEKWAELKEQLIQYERRRIDLVSYFEAVRHAQQVQVDEIPLPSAANDISRMYSGSLTSQIPLPDMPQPPAHMYPPHPHYIPQHHPLMNIPIPPSILKKTSAYATSPSIPTLAPNKESPGVPPFPPADLSSEDEDTSEKTKEPVPKSRTIRFADDKEDNKQESDGKDKDGDKEKEKERDIAKVKPTTLQQKMLAMAGQDIDQFMREMEVVHKKRETERAQDLNARLSLLEAENESNSKSNNKSGNNKTEEEDLEPPGASDHSSNHNQHTSHSHSQHTQPHTMPPMGLPPPPLMYRPPPPPLHLRMPPPPPPRIGLRLPPGPPPGMPRMLRPGPPSMPRIPPPQMQMPNLSNMSNIGNPQMQTQSATGSQPKTPNVLSAAPQLINRKDKDGKSTTTIEAKPQIRNLAADVTRFLPTSLRVKRDDKKKPSILSRLSERIPETQPIRTTQPKTKDDAYMQFMQEMEGLL is encoded by the exons ATGGGTCGCCGTTCAATAAATACCACAAAAAGTGGGAAATATATGAATCCTACTGATCAAGCAC GTAAGGAGGCGCgtaaaaaagaattaaagaaaaataaaaaacaaagacAGTTAGTACGTGCTGCTGTTTTAAAGGGCAAAGATCCTGCTCAGATTAttgaagaaatggaaaaaatagatCAAATGG aatataatgtCATGCAGCCACCGCCACTTAATGAGAAAGTATTGAAAGACAAACGAAAGAAATTGAAGGAGACCTTAGATCGTGTCTTAAAAAT TGAATCGAAGGCGATAATCAATGAATTCCCGCTTGTCGCGCTATTTACGTTCTGCGTACCGGCAATCGGATTTGAACTCCGCAGGAAACTTAGCCGAATCACGCTGGGCGACGAACGTGTTAAATCAATG GCAAAGGATGATCAGGAAAAGTGGGCAGAGTTAAAAGAACAATTGATACAATATGAACGTAGAAGAATAGATCTTGTTTCTTATTTTGAAGCTGTAAGACATGCACAACAAGTACAAGTTGATGAAATTCCATTACCATCAGCTGCTAATGACATATCTCGAATGTACTCAG GTTCTTTAACTTCACAAATACCTTTACCGGATATGCCACAACCACCAGCACATATGTATCCGCCTCATCCACATTACATACCACAGCATCATCCCCTTATGAACATACCAATACCACCAAgtattttaaagaaaacaagTGCATATGCAACATCCCCTTCTATACCTACACTAGCACCTAATAAAGAATCACCCGGTGTCCCACCTTTTCCACCTGCTGATCTATCAAGTGAGGATGAAGATACGTCTGAGAAG acTAAAGAACCAGTACCAAAATCGAGAACAATTCGATTTGCGGATGACAAAGAAGATAATAAACAAGAATCAGATGGTAAAGATAAGGACGGCgacaaagagaaggaaaaagaaagagacatAGCTAAAGTAAAACCAACTACTCTACAACAGAAAATGTTAGCTATGGCAGGGCAAGATATTGATCAGTTTATGCGTGAAATGGAAGTTGTCCATAAAAAGCGGGAAACTGAACGAGCTCAAGATTTAAATGCTCGATTGTCACTATTGGAAGCAGAAAATGAATCTAATTCAAAGTCTAATAATaaatctggtaataataaaacagaagaagaagatcTAGAACCTCCAGGAGCATCAGACCATTCATCAAACCATAATCAACATACATCACATTCTCATTCTCAACATACACAACCACACACAATGCCCCCTATGGGATTACCGCCTCCTCCTTTAATGTATAGACCTCCACCACCACCTTTACATTTAAGGATGCCGCCACCCCCACCGCCCCGTATTGGACTTCGATTACCTCCTG GCCCACCACCAGGAATGCCGAGGATGTTGAGACCTGGTCCACCAAGTATGCCAAGAATACCTCCTCCACAAATGCAAATGCCAAATCTATCAAATATGTCAAATATAGGAAATCCTCAAATGCAGACACAATCTGCAACAGGATCACAACCTAAAACACCTAATGTACTTTCTGCTGCACCacaattaattaatcgaaaagATAAAGATGGTAAAAGCACTACAACTATCGAAGCAAAACCACAAATTAGGAATTTAGCAGCTGATGTTACAAGATTTTTACCTACCTCTCTTCGTGTGAAAAGGGATGATAAAAAGAAACCAAGTATTTTGTCAAGACTTTCAGAAAGAATACCAGAAACGCAACCAATACGAACTACTCAACCTAAAACAAAAGATGACGCATATATGCAGTTTATGCAAGAAATGGAAGGATTACTTTAA
- the LOC100643531 gene encoding WW domain-binding protein 11 isoform X2, translating to MGRRSINTTKSGKYMNPTDQARKEARKKELKKNKKQRQLVRAAVLKGKDPAQIIEEMEKIDQMEYNVMQPPPLNEKVLKDKRKKLKETLDRVLKMYAKDDQEKWAELKEQLIQYERRRIDLVSYFEAVRHAQQVQVDEIPLPSAANDISRMYSGSLTSQIPLPDMPQPPAHMYPPHPHYIPQHHPLMNIPIPPSILKKTSAYATSPSIPTLAPNKESPGVPPFPPADLSSEDEDTSEKTKEPVPKSRTIRFADDKEDNKQESDGKDKDGDKEKEKERDIAKVKPTTLQQKMLAMAGQDIDQFMREMEVVHKKRETERAQDLNARLSLLEAENESNSKSNNKSGNNKTEEEDLEPPGASDHSSNHNQHTSHSHSQHTQPHTMPPMGLPPPPLMYRPPPPPLHLRMPPPPPPRIGLRLPPGPPPGMPRMLRPGPPSMPRIPPPQMQMPNLSNMSNIGNPQMQTQSATGSQPKTPNVLSAAPQLINRKDKDGKSTTTIEAKPQIRNLAADVTRFLPTSLRVKRDDKKKPSILSRLSERIPETQPIRTTQPKTKDDAYMQFMQEMEGLL from the exons ATGGGTCGCCGTTCAATAAATACCACAAAAAGTGGGAAATATATGAATCCTACTGATCAAGCAC GTAAGGAGGCGCgtaaaaaagaattaaagaaaaataaaaaacaaagacAGTTAGTACGTGCTGCTGTTTTAAAGGGCAAAGATCCTGCTCAGATTAttgaagaaatggaaaaaatagatCAAATGG aatataatgtCATGCAGCCACCGCCACTTAATGAGAAAGTATTGAAAGACAAACGAAAGAAATTGAAGGAGACCTTAGATCGTGTCTTAAAAATGTAT GCAAAGGATGATCAGGAAAAGTGGGCAGAGTTAAAAGAACAATTGATACAATATGAACGTAGAAGAATAGATCTTGTTTCTTATTTTGAAGCTGTAAGACATGCACAACAAGTACAAGTTGATGAAATTCCATTACCATCAGCTGCTAATGACATATCTCGAATGTACTCAG GTTCTTTAACTTCACAAATACCTTTACCGGATATGCCACAACCACCAGCACATATGTATCCGCCTCATCCACATTACATACCACAGCATCATCCCCTTATGAACATACCAATACCACCAAgtattttaaagaaaacaagTGCATATGCAACATCCCCTTCTATACCTACACTAGCACCTAATAAAGAATCACCCGGTGTCCCACCTTTTCCACCTGCTGATCTATCAAGTGAGGATGAAGATACGTCTGAGAAG acTAAAGAACCAGTACCAAAATCGAGAACAATTCGATTTGCGGATGACAAAGAAGATAATAAACAAGAATCAGATGGTAAAGATAAGGACGGCgacaaagagaaggaaaaagaaagagacatAGCTAAAGTAAAACCAACTACTCTACAACAGAAAATGTTAGCTATGGCAGGGCAAGATATTGATCAGTTTATGCGTGAAATGGAAGTTGTCCATAAAAAGCGGGAAACTGAACGAGCTCAAGATTTAAATGCTCGATTGTCACTATTGGAAGCAGAAAATGAATCTAATTCAAAGTCTAATAATaaatctggtaataataaaacagaagaagaagatcTAGAACCTCCAGGAGCATCAGACCATTCATCAAACCATAATCAACATACATCACATTCTCATTCTCAACATACACAACCACACACAATGCCCCCTATGGGATTACCGCCTCCTCCTTTAATGTATAGACCTCCACCACCACCTTTACATTTAAGGATGCCGCCACCCCCACCGCCCCGTATTGGACTTCGATTACCTCCTG GCCCACCACCAGGAATGCCGAGGATGTTGAGACCTGGTCCACCAAGTATGCCAAGAATACCTCCTCCACAAATGCAAATGCCAAATCTATCAAATATGTCAAATATAGGAAATCCTCAAATGCAGACACAATCTGCAACAGGATCACAACCTAAAACACCTAATGTACTTTCTGCTGCACCacaattaattaatcgaaaagATAAAGATGGTAAAAGCACTACAACTATCGAAGCAAAACCACAAATTAGGAATTTAGCAGCTGATGTTACAAGATTTTTACCTACCTCTCTTCGTGTGAAAAGGGATGATAAAAAGAAACCAAGTATTTTGTCAAGACTTTCAGAAAGAATACCAGAAACGCAACCAATACGAACTACTCAACCTAAAACAAAAGATGACGCATATATGCAGTTTATGCAAGAAATGGAAGGATTACTTTAA
- the LOC100643653 gene encoding double-stranded RNA-specific editase B2 isoform X2, giving the protein MYPRNRQSQGYPNMRNQNNPNVPYQGQSTQQQQQQQPQMQQVAARNLQHSKSQQPQMQQVAAKNLQQGKPQQQQQQLPQQIKQPQQSIANSPQSQAQPQPQSQSQQQSQPQPQTQSQSQFQSQIHRLKPILKLPLYNQQQSAIAMQNNPISSSQPLVPTPTSPLTTNSNPIPPISNSTSEAKNENQVPEDTDNKIEEQLPRWRRKASGFRVNKRMKRLRLNQRLRKTLQPKNAIMVLNEMKPGVQFTFPETQGPMPNSLYLVHAELDGKTYVGQGLSKPLARQNAAENALKALLLEKMTAASMKARIDAESDGQSVQSMDSSIIPKEENNEEGVTSMDTTVDESDEIPWSSLASFALYKLFLEWHNQGTSVPVPRPGLPSPVKGIKREISHVQKTPVQKELPLNAINIHPVMLLNQMRPGLTYVELNRIGNPPNTMFTLAVDIDGIEYSGTAKNKKDAKKIAAKSALFALYGLNYPDEASSLMDQSII; this is encoded by the exons ATGTATCCAAGAAATAGACAAAGCCAAGGCTATCCCAATA TGAGAAACCAAAATAATCCAAATGTACCATATCAAGGTCAAAGCACT cagcagcagcagcaacaacaaccacAAATGCAACAGGTAGCAGCAAGGAATTTGCAACATAGCAAATCTCAGCAACCACAAATGCAACAAGTAGCAGCAAAGAATCTACAACAAGGGAAAccacaacaacagcaacaacaattGCCACAGCAAATTAAACAACCACAACAATCTATTGCCAATTCTCCTCAAAGCCAAGCTCAACCACAGCCTCAATCACAGTCCCAACAACAATCTCAGCCACAGCCTCAAACACAATCACAATCACAATTTCAATCTCAAATACACCGGTTGAAACCAATTTTAAAACTACCTCTCTATAATCAGCAACAAAGTGCAATTGCTATGCAAAATAATCCTATTTCATCTTCTCAACCATTAGTTCCTACTCCAACATCTCCCTTAACAACTAACTCTAATCCTATACCTCCAATAAGTAATAGCACATCTGAAGCAAAGAATGAAAATCAAGTGCCTGAAGATACagataataaaatagaagaacAACTTCCAAGATGGAGGCGTAAAGCATCTGGAT TTAGAgtaaataaaagaatgaaacgACTTCGTTTGAATCAACGTCTACGAAAGACATTGCAACCCAAGAATGCAATTATGGTACTAAATGAAATGAAACCTGGAGTCCAGTTCACATTTCCTGAAACTCAAGGACCTATGCCAAACTCCCTATATCTCGTTCATGCAGAg cttGATGGTAAAACTTATGTTGGACAAGGATTATCTAAACCACTTGCTCGTCAAAATGCTGCTGAAAATGCATTGAAAGCATTATTACTTGAAAAAATGACGGCAGCATCTATGAAAGCACGTATTGATGCTGAATCAGATGGACAATCAGTTCAATCTATGGATTCATCTATTATAccaaaagaggaaaataatgAAGAAGGTGTAACATCAATGGATACTACTGTCGATGAAAGTGATGAAATTCCATGGAGCTCTTTGGCTAGTTTTGCATTGTATAAACTTTTCCTTGAATGGCATAATCAAGGAACATCAGTTCCAGTTCCAAGACCAGGATTACCGTCACCTGTTAAAGGAATTAAAAGAGAGATTTCTCATGTTCAAAAAACTCCAGTTCAGAAAGAACTTCCACTTAATGCAATAAACATACACCCTGTAATGTTATTAAATCAAATGAGACCAGGTTTAACATATGTAGAACTTAATCGAATTGGTAATCCACCAAATACAATGTTTACTCTTGCTGTTGATATTGATGGTATTGAGTATTCAGGAACAG CAAAGAACAAAAAGGATGCCAAGAAAATAGCAGCAAAATCTGCACTCTTTGCTTTGTATGGTTTAAATTATCCAGATGAAGCTTCATCATTAATGGACCAATCAATAATTTAA
- the LOC100643653 gene encoding putative mediator of RNA polymerase II transcription subunit 26 isoform X1, which yields MYPRNRQSQGYPNMRNQNNPNVPYQGQSTYNQQASFQATQPPPNQQSNYKQGSSQNAQPFKPQQQQQQQQPQMQQVAARNLQHSKSQQPQMQQVAAKNLQQGKPQQQQQQLPQQIKQPQQSIANSPQSQAQPQPQSQSQQQSQPQPQTQSQSQFQSQIHRLKPILKLPLYNQQQSAIAMQNNPISSSQPLVPTPTSPLTTNSNPIPPISNSTSEAKNENQVPEDTDNKIEEQLPRWRRKASGFRVNKRMKRLRLNQRLRKTLQPKNAIMVLNEMKPGVQFTFPETQGPMPNSLYLVHAELDGKTYVGQGLSKPLARQNAAENALKALLLEKMTAASMKARIDAESDGQSVQSMDSSIIPKEENNEEGVTSMDTTVDESDEIPWSSLASFALYKLFLEWHNQGTSVPVPRPGLPSPVKGIKREISHVQKTPVQKELPLNAINIHPVMLLNQMRPGLTYVELNRIGNPPNTMFTLAVDIDGIEYSGTAKNKKDAKKIAAKSALFALYGLNYPDEASSLMDQSII from the exons ATGTATCCAAGAAATAGACAAAGCCAAGGCTATCCCAATA TGAGAAACCAAAATAATCCAAATGTACCATATCAAGGTCAAAGCACT TACAATCAGCAAGCCAGTTTTCAAGCAACACAACCTCCTCCAAATCAACAAAGTAATTACAAACAAGGAAGTTCACAAAATGCACAACCATTTAAAccacagcagcagcagcagcaacaacaaccacAAATGCAACAGGTAGCAGCAAGGAATTTGCAACATAGCAAATCTCAGCAACCACAAATGCAACAAGTAGCAGCAAAGAATCTACAACAAGGGAAAccacaacaacagcaacaacaattGCCACAGCAAATTAAACAACCACAACAATCTATTGCCAATTCTCCTCAAAGCCAAGCTCAACCACAGCCTCAATCACAGTCCCAACAACAATCTCAGCCACAGCCTCAAACACAATCACAATCACAATTTCAATCTCAAATACACCGGTTGAAACCAATTTTAAAACTACCTCTCTATAATCAGCAACAAAGTGCAATTGCTATGCAAAATAATCCTATTTCATCTTCTCAACCATTAGTTCCTACTCCAACATCTCCCTTAACAACTAACTCTAATCCTATACCTCCAATAAGTAATAGCACATCTGAAGCAAAGAATGAAAATCAAGTGCCTGAAGATACagataataaaatagaagaacAACTTCCAAGATGGAGGCGTAAAGCATCTGGAT TTAGAgtaaataaaagaatgaaacgACTTCGTTTGAATCAACGTCTACGAAAGACATTGCAACCCAAGAATGCAATTATGGTACTAAATGAAATGAAACCTGGAGTCCAGTTCACATTTCCTGAAACTCAAGGACCTATGCCAAACTCCCTATATCTCGTTCATGCAGAg cttGATGGTAAAACTTATGTTGGACAAGGATTATCTAAACCACTTGCTCGTCAAAATGCTGCTGAAAATGCATTGAAAGCATTATTACTTGAAAAAATGACGGCAGCATCTATGAAAGCACGTATTGATGCTGAATCAGATGGACAATCAGTTCAATCTATGGATTCATCTATTATAccaaaagaggaaaataatgAAGAAGGTGTAACATCAATGGATACTACTGTCGATGAAAGTGATGAAATTCCATGGAGCTCTTTGGCTAGTTTTGCATTGTATAAACTTTTCCTTGAATGGCATAATCAAGGAACATCAGTTCCAGTTCCAAGACCAGGATTACCGTCACCTGTTAAAGGAATTAAAAGAGAGATTTCTCATGTTCAAAAAACTCCAGTTCAGAAAGAACTTCCACTTAATGCAATAAACATACACCCTGTAATGTTATTAAATCAAATGAGACCAGGTTTAACATATGTAGAACTTAATCGAATTGGTAATCCACCAAATACAATGTTTACTCTTGCTGTTGATATTGATGGTATTGAGTATTCAGGAACAG CAAAGAACAAAAAGGATGCCAAGAAAATAGCAGCAAAATCTGCACTCTTTGCTTTGTATGGTTTAAATTATCCAGATGAAGCTTCATCATTAATGGACCAATCAATAATTTAA
- the LOC100643653 gene encoding putative mediator of RNA polymerase II transcription subunit 26 isoform X3 produces MQQVAARNLQHSKSQQPQMQQVAAKNLQQGKPQQQQQQLPQQIKQPQQSIANSPQSQAQPQPQSQSQQQSQPQPQTQSQSQFQSQIHRLKPILKLPLYNQQQSAIAMQNNPISSSQPLVPTPTSPLTTNSNPIPPISNSTSEAKNENQVPEDTDNKIEEQLPRWRRKASGFRVNKRMKRLRLNQRLRKTLQPKNAIMVLNEMKPGVQFTFPETQGPMPNSLYLVHAELDGKTYVGQGLSKPLARQNAAENALKALLLEKMTAASMKARIDAESDGQSVQSMDSSIIPKEENNEEGVTSMDTTVDESDEIPWSSLASFALYKLFLEWHNQGTSVPVPRPGLPSPVKGIKREISHVQKTPVQKELPLNAINIHPVMLLNQMRPGLTYVELNRIGNPPNTMFTLAVDIDGIEYSGTAKNKKDAKKIAAKSALFALYGLNYPDEASSLMDQSII; encoded by the exons ATGCAACAGGTAGCAGCAAGGAATTTGCAACATAGCAAATCTCAGCAACCACAAATGCAACAAGTAGCAGCAAAGAATCTACAACAAGGGAAAccacaacaacagcaacaacaattGCCACAGCAAATTAAACAACCACAACAATCTATTGCCAATTCTCCTCAAAGCCAAGCTCAACCACAGCCTCAATCACAGTCCCAACAACAATCTCAGCCACAGCCTCAAACACAATCACAATCACAATTTCAATCTCAAATACACCGGTTGAAACCAATTTTAAAACTACCTCTCTATAATCAGCAACAAAGTGCAATTGCTATGCAAAATAATCCTATTTCATCTTCTCAACCATTAGTTCCTACTCCAACATCTCCCTTAACAACTAACTCTAATCCTATACCTCCAATAAGTAATAGCACATCTGAAGCAAAGAATGAAAATCAAGTGCCTGAAGATACagataataaaatagaagaacAACTTCCAAGATGGAGGCGTAAAGCATCTGGAT TTAGAgtaaataaaagaatgaaacgACTTCGTTTGAATCAACGTCTACGAAAGACATTGCAACCCAAGAATGCAATTATGGTACTAAATGAAATGAAACCTGGAGTCCAGTTCACATTTCCTGAAACTCAAGGACCTATGCCAAACTCCCTATATCTCGTTCATGCAGAg cttGATGGTAAAACTTATGTTGGACAAGGATTATCTAAACCACTTGCTCGTCAAAATGCTGCTGAAAATGCATTGAAAGCATTATTACTTGAAAAAATGACGGCAGCATCTATGAAAGCACGTATTGATGCTGAATCAGATGGACAATCAGTTCAATCTATGGATTCATCTATTATAccaaaagaggaaaataatgAAGAAGGTGTAACATCAATGGATACTACTGTCGATGAAAGTGATGAAATTCCATGGAGCTCTTTGGCTAGTTTTGCATTGTATAAACTTTTCCTTGAATGGCATAATCAAGGAACATCAGTTCCAGTTCCAAGACCAGGATTACCGTCACCTGTTAAAGGAATTAAAAGAGAGATTTCTCATGTTCAAAAAACTCCAGTTCAGAAAGAACTTCCACTTAATGCAATAAACATACACCCTGTAATGTTATTAAATCAAATGAGACCAGGTTTAACATATGTAGAACTTAATCGAATTGGTAATCCACCAAATACAATGTTTACTCTTGCTGTTGATATTGATGGTATTGAGTATTCAGGAACAG CAAAGAACAAAAAGGATGCCAAGAAAATAGCAGCAAAATCTGCACTCTTTGCTTTGTATGGTTTAAATTATCCAGATGAAGCTTCATCATTAATGGACCAATCAATAATTTAA